CCCCACTCGCGGATTATGATTCACCAACCCCTAGGGGGCGCCCAGGGGCAGGCGACGGATATTGAAATCCAGGCCCGCGAGATTCTTTACCACAAGCGCCGTCTCAATGAAATCCTGGCAGAGCGCACGGGACAACCCCTCGAGCGCATTGAAGAAGATACCGATCGCGACTTTTTCATGTCGGCTGAAGAGTCAGTGCGCTATGGCCTGATTGACCAAGTGATCGATCGGCGTCCTTCGGCAAGTCGTCCCGTCGTCGTGAGTTAGGCTGTCGTCGTGAGTTGGGCGCGATCGCTGAACTACCTGCTAGGTCACCAGTGCCCTCCCATTGACAGACAGCTTAGCTGATCCGGGGGGCCTGTACCCGGCCTAGCGGATAGGACCGTTATACAACACTTCGATCGTCCAATTGGTCGGATTCACCTTGATTTCGCTTTCCACCGTCGGTGTTACAAACCCCGGTGGCCCACCCTTAAAGGTAAAGGTGACCGTGCCGTCATTGTTTACCCGAAAGGGGGATTCGGCAGCGGGTCCGTGCATGGCTGCTTCCGCCTGGTAGCGCCCCAACCCTCCATTGATGCGCTCACCCGTTTGCCGTGCCAGGTTTTTCGCCCGTTGCAGATCAATCGGGTGGATCGACTGCTCACTGCCTGGGGTCGTCACCTGCACCGTCGCCACCCCCAGGGGAAAGGGTGTACCGGGATACAACACAACGTAGCGATCGCGAACTACCACAAGGCGGGGGAGCGCCCGATCGAACTTACTCAGCAAATCATCCCGCAGGAGACGATCATAGTCCGATCGCGGCAGCCGATTCACCGTCACCACCTCGCCCTGGGGACTGAGGCGCAAATCCTGTCCCTCCTGTAAATTAATCAACACCACTCCCGGACGGCGGCGCGAAGTGACGCTGACTTCGCCTTCCAAGACCTGAAGCTCTTCCCGACCATCCGCCCCCACACTCAAGAAGTAGGTCGCATTGCGCGTACTAATCTGAGCCGTCGGCGTACAACCAACCACCGGCCCACTGACGAGCATCCGCCCCCGCTTGAGTTGGAAACAGGTGCGATCGAAGCCCATTTCGGCATTGCGCCCCAAACGGCCCACAGCCCCCGTATTAAACTCAAAGCCCATCAGGGCATTCTCAGTGCGGAGGGTTTGCCCTGGACGCACTTGGCTGCCGACTCTGGCCCGTTGATTGTTGACATAGACCTGATCGCCCACCGCGTCCTGCACCGTTAGGGTAGACAAGGAGGTCGTCTGGGCTTGGGTGGGTAGCGTATATCCCCCGATCAAACTGACACTGCCCATCCCCATCACCAAGGCTAGGGCGATCGCCCGCCATCTTGGGTTAATCTGATACAGACAAAGACGGGATTGACGCGTTGGAGGAGTATTGCGCAACATGAACCATGCTCCTTAACTGTGGTTAATTTTGGCTTAATTTGGGATAGCGTCGTGAAAACCGTGTTATTGAAAACAGTGTTCTCAAGAGACTCCGTCATCAGGATATCCAGGATAGCGATGATGATAGCGATGATCGAGACACCCTCGATGCGCGATTGCTCAACGATCCCCTGGCCTTAACCCATCATGGGCATCGCCTTTTACTGACGGAACTTGAGCACGCAACGTTCCCGCTTTGTGGCAATCTGGTAAGCAGGATCGTTCTCGCTTCGACCTTATGCAAACTCTGTCTCCCCCCGCCAATCTACCGACTTCGGTCCCCAACCCTGCCCTATCCACGGATACTGCCATTCGCCGCCGCCCCACCCGATCAGTGCCGATCGGGGATGTGTGGGTGGGTAGCCAGCATCCTGTGGTTGTCCAGTCTATGATCAATGAAGATACCCTCGACATTGACGGGTCTGTAGCCGCCATCCGCCGCCTCCACGAAATCGGGTGTGAAGTGGTACGGGTAACGGTGCCCAGCCTCGCCCATGCCAAGGCAATGGAAGCCATCAAGGCCAAGTTAATTCGCACCTACCAGAATGTTCCCCTCGTGGCCGATGTCCACCACAATGGCATGAAGATTGCCTTAGAAGTGGCCAAATATGTCGATAATGTGCGGATCAATCCTGGCCTCTACGTGTTTGAAAAGCCCAAACCCGATCGCACCGAATTTACCCAAGCCGAGTTTGACGAAATTGGCGAGAAAATCCGGGAAACCCTAGCCCCCCTGGTGATCTCCCTGCGGGATCAGGGTAAATCCATGCGCATTGGCGTGAACCACGGCTCCCTCGCCGAACGGATGCTCTTCACCTACGGCGACACCCCCGAAGGCATGGTCGAGTCTGCCCTCGAATTTATCCGGATCTGTGAATCCCTGGATTTTCGTAACCTGACCATTTCCCTAAAAGCCTCCCGTGTGCCCGTGATGATTGCCGCCAACCGGCTGATGGTCCAACGGATGGATGCGCTGGGCATGGATTATCCCCTCCATCTAGGCGTCACCGAAGCAGGCGATGGGGAATACGGGCGCATCAAGTCCACTGCCGGCATTGCCACCCTCCTAGCCGAGGGCATCGGCGATACCATTCGGGTGTCCCTCACAGAAGCACCCGAAAAGGAAATCCCTGTCTGTTATGGCATTCTCCAGGCCCTGGGCCTGCGGCGGACAATGGTCGAATACGTCGCCTGTCCCTCCTGTGGCCGTACCCTGTTTAACCTTGAAGAAGTCCTCCATAAAGTCCGCAACGCCACCCAACACCTAACCGGGTTGAACATCGCCGTCATGGGCTGTATCGTCAACGGCCCAGGGGAAATGGCCGATGCCGACTATGGATACGTGGGCAAGCAGCCCGGTTATATTTCTCTCTATCGAGGCCGTGAGGAAATCCGTAAAGTTCCGGAGGATCAAGGCGTTGCCGCGTTAATTGAATTGATTAAGGCGGATGGTCGCTGGGTTGACCCTTAAACCCCATAAAACCTACTCACACCCTCTCAATGGCGTGGGATAGGGGGGAAGAGGACACCTGAGAAACTGGACGCATCCCGCAGCCAGCGGAAATAGCTGTGCTAAATTGGGCGTAATATCCCCTCGCCGCTGTTCATTTGGGAAAGTGCCATGACAGTTACAACAAATCGACTGGTGATCGGTGCGACTGCACTCATGGTAACCGCTGTGACTGTCACAGGGGCGGGGATGCACTTATCCAAAAGTCAGGCTTTTTTCCGCGAAAGTCCGAAGGAACTCATTGATGAAGTGTGGCAAATTATCGATCGCACCTACGTCGATGCAACCTTCAACCAGGTGGATTGGCGGGCTGTCCGTACCGAATACCTGAACCGCACCTACGCTAACCAGAAAGCTGCCTACGATGCGATTCGGGAAATGTTGGGGAAGCTCGACGACCCCTACACCCGCTTTATGGACCCAGACGAGTTCCGTAATATGCAGGTGGATACCTCCGGTGAACTGACGGGGGTGGGCATTCAACTGGCCCAGGATGAGAAGACAAAGAAGTTGGTGGTGGTGTCTCCGATCGAAGACACCCCGGCAGCCCAAGCGGGCCTTCTGCCCAAGGACATTATTATCAAAATTGATGATAAGAGCACTGAGGGGATGGATGTGAATCAGGCCGTTAACCTGATTCGGGGGCGTGTGGGCACGGAAGTGGTCCTCACCGTTCAGCGGGGCGACCAACAACTCGTCTTCCCCCTCAAGCGCGCACGGATTGAAATTCATCCCGTGCGCTACAGCCTGCGCCAAGGTCCAGAGGGTAAGATTGGCTACATTCGGCTGGTGCAATTTAGCTCCCTGGCCCCCAAGGAAATGCGGGAAGCCATCGAGGAGCTGGAGCGGCAACAGGTGGATGGTTACATTCTGGATTTGCGATCGAATCCGGGGGGGTTACTCCAGGCGAGTGTCAGTATTGCCCGTCTCTGGCTTAAGGAGGGTGAGATTGTCTCTACGGTGAGCCGGGTGGGCAGTACCGATCATCAGCGGGCGAACAATTCGCAACTCACGAATAAACCCTTGGTGGTGCTGGTCAATGGCGGTTCCGCCAGTGCCAGTGAAATTCTGTCGGGTGCCCTGCAGGACAACGATCGGGCTGTGCTGGTGGGAACCAAGACCTTTGGGAAAGGGTTAGTGCAGTCCGTGCGACCCCTGGGGGATGGGTCGGGGCTAGCAGTAACCATTGCCAAGTACTTTACTCCTGATGGCAATGACATCAATAAGGCGGGCATTAAACCAGATATTGAAGTCGAGTTGACGGAAGCCCAAATCGAAGCCCTTTCCCGTGACGGGGGAGCCAAGATCGGTACCCTGGATGATCCCCAGTTTGTCCGGGCACTGGAAGTCCTCAATCAAAAAATTGCGGCCACACGGGGCAACCGAGTGGAATCCCGCTTGCCTTGAGCCTGCCTG
This DNA window, taken from Trichothermofontia sichuanensis B231, encodes the following:
- the ispG gene encoding (E)-4-hydroxy-3-methylbut-2-enyl-diphosphate synthase, with product MQTLSPPANLPTSVPNPALSTDTAIRRRPTRSVPIGDVWVGSQHPVVVQSMINEDTLDIDGSVAAIRRLHEIGCEVVRVTVPSLAHAKAMEAIKAKLIRTYQNVPLVADVHHNGMKIALEVAKYVDNVRINPGLYVFEKPKPDRTEFTQAEFDEIGEKIRETLAPLVISLRDQGKSMRIGVNHGSLAERMLFTYGDTPEGMVESALEFIRICESLDFRNLTISLKASRVPVMIAANRLMVQRMDALGMDYPLHLGVTEAGDGEYGRIKSTAGIATLLAEGIGDTIRVSLTEAPEKEIPVCYGILQALGLRRTMVEYVACPSCGRTLFNLEEVLHKVRNATQHLTGLNIAVMGCIVNGPGEMADADYGYVGKQPGYISLYRGREEIRKVPEDQGVAALIELIKADGRWVDP
- the ctpC gene encoding carboxyl-terminal processing protease CtpC; translation: MTVTTNRLVIGATALMVTAVTVTGAGMHLSKSQAFFRESPKELIDEVWQIIDRTYVDATFNQVDWRAVRTEYLNRTYANQKAAYDAIREMLGKLDDPYTRFMDPDEFRNMQVDTSGELTGVGIQLAQDEKTKKLVVVSPIEDTPAAQAGLLPKDIIIKIDDKSTEGMDVNQAVNLIRGRVGTEVVLTVQRGDQQLVFPLKRARIEIHPVRYSLRQGPEGKIGYIRLVQFSSLAPKEMREAIEELERQQVDGYILDLRSNPGGLLQASVSIARLWLKEGEIVSTVSRVGSTDHQRANNSQLTNKPLVVLVNGGSASASEILSGALQDNDRAVLVGTKTFGKGLVQSVRPLGDGSGLAVTIAKYFTPDGNDINKAGIKPDIEVELTEAQIEALSRDGGAKIGTLDDPQFVRALEVLNQKIAATRGNRVESRLP